ACAGGATCATGTTGAAGGCTATCTTGAGTTATCGGCCAAAACTAAAATATATTTTGCAACTGCTGTTTCTATGTGGGATGCCGATTTCTACATCAAAGTAGATGATGATGTACATGTAAATATTGGTGGGTGAAGTAGCTATTCTCATTGCTTACATATGTCTTTGTCTAGCAAGATGAAATTTTAGCTCTACAagcatcttcttctttctcttaagATATATTATTTCGGTGTATATCATGTTCAGTTAGTAATTTACATAGCTTAAGTTGCTTGCACCCAAAATCAATCTTAATTGTAAAAAATTATAGCTTCTGCTATTTACCTTAGGAAATCTGATACTCcctagaaaaaagaaacaaacatATGACAGTCCACTCAGCCCTAGCTTTCACTTGTTCCTCTTTACTGGAACTACAGTCTCGCTTTGACTATATGTTTGTTTTCTTAATTGTCTAATGTGAATATGTTGAATTATCTGACTTCCAAAATTGTAGCAACTCTTGGTGAAACTCTGGCCAAGCACCGTTCGAAGCCTCGGGTATACATTGGATGTATGAAATCTGGTCCAGTCCTTGCTCAAAAGTAAGCATGTTTTTTTACATGACAGTATTTGTGATCGACAGGTGCCATTTAGTATGTCTCAGTGTCGAATGTTGTTAATGGACAGGGGAGTGAGATACCACGAACCTGAGTATTGGAAGTTCGGAGAAGAAGGAAATAAGTATTTCCGGCATGCTACTGGGCAGCTATATGCCATTTCAAAGGACTTGGCTACTTACATATCCATGAATCAGTAAGCTACAACTAGCATCCAATTTTTGCTACATGTTTACTGCATTGAACTCCATTTCTTCTAATGCTGTGAATGCTACAATCATTGTTGGAGCTATATTCTGAAAACTAATTTTACCGTAACCGACCTATGATGCAACTACTCTGGTTCTCTTAACATTAGGCATGTGCTTCACAAGTATGCAAATGAGGATGTTTCACTGGGATCATGGTTTATTGGACTAGATGTTGAACATATCGACGATCGCAGACTATGTTGTGGCACCCCTCCAGGTAAGATACAAATTCATCAAGACACACTAGTTTTTCTTTATCAACAGTGATGCATGATCAATTAAATTTCCATCTTGGATTCTCCTGCATTGCTTGTAGTCACCAAAAGCTTCTTCACAAGTATCGCATGTATAAATAAAATCTACACCGTGTTTAGTTCTATGTCGAGGCAGTTAGATAAAGTATGTCTTAGAATTTCGGCACATAAAAATATATCGTTTTGTAAAATACTCTGAAAATCTTGGGTGCGGTGTTGGTTGCAGGCCTCAACTCATTTCCTTTTGAAAAGAACTTGATATAAAAAACAGGAAAACTAAGCTTTGGTTTTGATCGGAATTTAGATTCCTGACTTATTCATGGATGAGATGGGTTCTTCTTATAATAGCCAGTTTTACATTTATTGAACACATTGTGTTGCTCATAAAAAATATGCTCTAAACATGTtgaagaagaattaagagtttcaCTCAAAGAAGCATAATAGGAACACAATCGTACCTTTTCTGAGAAAATGTGGGATGTAGAGAAGTAAAAGAATTACAACAAAACATCAAGTCAAACTGTGGTTGACAGGAACCATTGGTTACTTGTACACATCATGATGTTTAATCGAGTTTTATGTGAACGGTACTTCATGCAGGCATAGATTCATAACCTATGTGTCAATGTATCAGTTGTAGTTCTTAAGCTCTTGCTCTGAGCAATTCTTTCGAGCTATAATATATGATAGACTAatgcaccggtgctacttgtatgcagacTGTGAGTGGAAAGCCCAGGCAGGCAACATCTGTGTTGCCTCGTTCGATTGGAGCTGCAGTGGCATCTGCAACTCAGCTGAAAGGATCAAGGAGGTTCACCGGCGGTGCGGGGAAGGCAAAAACGCTCTCTTGAATGCAGTCTTTTGAGAGAAGCATCCCTTTTGCTTGTTGACATGGTGGCGCGTTACGTTGCATCTATACAAACATGTTCTCATCGCGCAAGTATCAGAGTTTAAAGAGAATGATCCCCAGAACAGTGAGAAAGTGAGGAATACAGAAAGTGAAAGAGAGGAGAGGGAGTGGCAATTCTCCCCCGACATTCTTTAGAGGTTCTTGATGACcaatttttttgtatcttacaacTCATGTTAATGGGTTCAGGTGTAATAAGTGCTGGTCATCCTATAGATGACTTTTCCTTCTCTCTCCTGTTGTGCAGAGTGATGGGTGTTCCTTGTGGTTTACCTGTAAGGAAGTGTTTTCTTCTTATGGTCTGTGATCTATGATATTTAGTTCAACTTGGAGAAGTACATCCATTAGGATAAAGTTCAATTTTTGACAGTCACGTCCTTTTAGGACTAGCATCTCCTGATTAGTAGAAAGTAGGCTTGAGAATCCATTTTGACATTGATAATTGAACCAAAAAATGAAATTTTCGATAACACTAGGAGATGtgggaagaaaaaaaaggaggagaccatggaggaaggaggaggaaaagtACTAGACGATAGAAGACACAAAGGGTAGACAGGGCTTGCGAGTCACAAGCACTAAAAAGAATTGAAGGCATCTAAGACAGCGGTCCACGATGTATCGACCAATAAATATCATTCAGTATAAACTGGTCCgaacaaaattaaattttttgGGTTAAAGCTCATTGAATTCTCAGAAAATGGACTCTTGATAATTCTAACACTAAAAGCTGGGAATTAAACAGATAAAAGGATGAGAAACTAGCTTAATCAAGTAGATACTAGATTCATAAATGTAACAAAACAATCTACTCAAAagaaaacaactaaatagaggtgGTCAGTGATACCAGAGTTGATTTGCTGCAAGATCAACCAGATAATCCAGACACCCTAGGATTAATGTGATGCATGTCAGCTCAAGTTCCATAGTGAAATGAGTGACTTTGCACATCAAATTTAACATCAAACAAAGCACGGTTCAACACCAACATAGCCAACAACAAAAAAATGTCATATGCCATGAAGTTGACATGAACTTGTGTGGAAGTAATAGTTATAATTCCAGAGTTGAAAGTAGCGAGATTGACAGCCCAGCTTTATGAGGCTACATCTAAAGAGCAGAAATTTAACCAATGTCAGAAATATGCACATTTGCGTTCATTATTTTATCTACAAGGATAGCACATGCCAGATCATCTTAAAAGCGACCAAATGTGTTCTCGCCACTATATGTCATGTAAAGAAAACCGTCTTCATCTTTGTGTTCTTCATAGATGGCAGACATCATTGCAGCTGCAATGGAAAATTATGGATGAATACAATGAAAAAAAGCAAAAACAAACAAACTGAATATGAAGTAGCTCATATGCCTGTAGGTGGTAATGTGTTCTTGACAAAAATAAAGATGGCCTTCTCTGCACTGAGCTTAATCCTCTTCCGAACAACATAAACAAATTGTCCAACTGTTAAATCTGCAGGAACTAGGTACCTATATAAAGCCATAAGACATGTTCAGAAATTGTAaagactaaaaataaaataagaaaatatgtCAACATTATGGGTTATATAATTTTAACTAAAAATGTAAAACATGGTGTATGCCACTCACAACAAATTTCCTAACTGCATATTCATGGTTAAACCACATGCTAAGGCCTGCTCCACTAAATCAAGTGGTCATGTGCATAGAAACTGTACAAAATTTTACAGGTTAAAATCTTCCTAATACTAGGTCAGACAGGAACAGTTTGTTTCTTCACCTCGGGAAAGGAAAATTCAACTTTAAAGTAATTATATAACCTCTACAATGTTTCCCATTCATCAACAAATTCTAAGAATAGGAAACCAGTAAAGTGAGGATATCTGGAATTCCTTTTTATAGAACTTAACAAACAATGGTTCTTCCTCAAAAAAAGTTGTACACAGGTGTAGTAGATCACAGCACATACCTAATTGTATTACAGGAATTCCCAGAATTTAAGTCCacaaagttaaacatattttttccCCCAAAAGTCCACCTAATTAAACATTGATAATGAAGATAAAGCATGAAAAACATGTTTGACCctcaaaaaaagggaagaaaagaaaTACCACAACTACAAATGAGTCATACGGATCTAGTTAAGGACCATAAATTGAACAATATTTGTTTCTTTAAAGTTTAGATGACTAAAAATATAGTCACATAAAACAGACAGATCTTAAAAATGAAAAGATAAGTACTAACTTCTTCTTGTCAATGTCTGGTATATCACTCCTTTCAGCCTTCTCAACAATCACCTACATTAAATGACAATATCTATGAGAGGAATTAATAAAGTATCATTCTAAAATTACCACAAAAATGAAATTTTTACGGGAATTCTATCCGAGTACTTCTCTCTGATTCGTGCAGCCTCAGCCTGCCTTTTTTCTGAAATTAGAATGCAGAATCCATTTcaacatagaaatcaagaaacttGAGAAGCCAATCACACAAATATCAAGCAAGTCATAGGCAATATTAAGATAAAAATCAAAGTGGTAACAATTACAAGGTAAGTTCAAGTATAACCACAGGAGTAGACCataaaagtaagaactcacaaatATTGTGGATAACAGGAACTTCCGAGAGGCAAAGTCACATATTTCATCTGTAAATACTTGTCAATTAAAAATTTCAGTCATTCTCATATGCAAAGTCAAACTCATTGATCCATCAGCACACATGAGTGCAACTTTGTTATGTGTATCCATAAAGTTTCACATCATAACCTGCCACATTTCTATAAGTATCCTCCCATAATTGAATGCCACATGAACAAATAATCACTAAATTTGCCGCTCCAGACATGCTTCAGGTTCATGGCACTTCAATGTTAATATAAAGGGTTATGAACTTTTGTTAACCTGAAATGTTGGTGAGCATCCTAGATTCGAATCCATATGAAAGAAACATTTTAAGAATTTCATGTTCCTTTTGAAACTCAATTCCCTCTTCTCAGACAATCTCCTTTAATTAAAAGCATAAAATCAACCAAACGATCTCAAACCACAACCGTAATCTCCATAGAGTCATAAAAGATTACATGCTAAAGAAAACCTAGCAGcatagatataaaaaaaaaatcgaacTTTATTCCAAAATCCCATCCCTGACATAAAAAGACAACATTTTCTTCGAGAAATTGCGGGGCTTGGAAGCACAAACCGAGGGGGTGGTCGAGCTTGAACGAGCTGTTGGCCATCGAGAGTTCAGGATTCCTGCTGAAATTCCCAAGACCACGCAAATACCGTCACAACCACCGGTGATTCCAATCCAAAACAATCAAATATCACAATCGAAAATTATACCGATCGATCGATGGATCGTGGGTGGAAGGATCGAGTTCGGACTCTAAACGATCGAGGAATCAATTGCGGCAACAGAATTCCTCGGCACCGGATTGGGAAAGAGGGGAACTCGGAGACGGGCAGGCGTTTCGGGAACCTACGGAATTGGGGAAAGGTCAAATAATTGCTAGGGTTTTTATAGTAGAAAGAAGTTAAAAGACGTGGAGAAGGATTGGATTAAGCTGCACGGAAAACGAGAAAGGGACAGTTTGCCTGCTCGAACAAGCAAAGACCTTTGGACTCCAAAATAACTGCTAATTACGAATCAATTAAAGATATATTATTATATGTCCCTAACAGCTTTTTTGTTGATTTCTTAATTACTAATTAAAAATCAATTAAAGAATTAGTTATTTTAGCCCATAAATAATGATAATGGTGAGTGGTTCAATTATAGCTTTATCCAAAATCATTCACATGTCATGATCAAGAAATCACCTATAGATGTAGTTGGGCTTGTGATAGCTAAATGTTGGATGTCTCATTAATATATTGTAAACAATACCACCCCTAACCCTATCGATGGCTTGTGGTAAATCAATGATTCttagaaatcaaataataataaaaatatgaattaataatatattatctcatatatttattttttttaatttttctatccCTGtctttttaaaaagttatattaagaATCATATACTTATGAAAAGTAAAACATCTTACTTTAATAAAATCATtctctctattttttattttataaaattattttttaatcctaaagaaatattttaatattttacctaatataatttttgaatatgTAAGGATCGAGATACTAAATATAGTTAATTACATAacgtaatttataattaatcttaaAAAATGTAATAAATTGGTGGAAACTTTTTTTTGTCTAAATCgaaataatattattcaaataCAACCTTTACaactaattataatttttttcaagtaGGTTATTCTATTAATACCATATATAAATATTTGGATCCAACACATACTCTTTTGtatatttaattcttattttttacttggatgtatatatacatatatagcatATTTATCCCTCTCAattttaaaataacataaatttctCCTGCCAGCAAATATACTATGAATAAATGCTAATGTTATGATTATTAGTAGCTAAATTTGAGTTATAGAAAGCATCTCAATATCTTATAACAGCTTCAATCAATCTTCATTAGATTCTATCTCTTCTGACAATTGACTAATGAATATTAACTATAATAAGTGTAAGATTTttaatttttacatatatatatatatatatatataatatgttaagTATGGTTAAATTCGAAAGTTCCAAAATTTAGAGGGATATATGGCGGTGAGCACACCAGTGGCGGTGAACAGAACACCTGGTTCTCGAAATTTGTCTCAAGAAGGCGGCCACCAAGACCCCTTTGCCTAAACGAAGTCGAGAACAAGAAGCTCTCGCGAATGGAGGCGGCGATCGGCATCGAGACGATCAACGCCTTGGTCGCCATTGTGTGCGTTGCGGCGTTCTTTGTCGCCGCTTCCTCGGTCCGCCGGTGGCGTCGGCGGCGTCGGCAGAGGACCTTCGGCGGGAATTGTTCCTCCGAGCTCGAGGACAAGCCCCAGAACCGGTTCAAGCGCGTTCTTGCGGACAATTCCTATTCCCCCTTCAAGCATTTCAAGCGGGAGGGCAAAGAGAAAGGTAACCCTTCTTGCGAACGGACCACCTGACTCTATAACTTTTAGGGTTTCTTGGGTTCGTCTGTGTTGGTGAACCTCTACGCCGTGGCCGAGGAGTAGCATGGCTCGGTCCGATCCCGGATGTGCAAGGTCGCCAACGCGGAGAGTCGTGCAGCGGAAGTGCGCGTCGGGTCGGGTTGAGCTATGAGTCTGTTGCCTGCCTCTTCATCGTCAGCCCCTGCACACAGATCGAGGTCAGGACGTGAATTTTTTGACTTGACCCCTCGGAAGCTTAAATTAGCATTGAGTTGAGTTGAATAAGAGTGAGTTGAATGTGCGAAAGCCCTCTCCCTCCTGATTAAGGACggttagcttttatacttggCGAGGATGAGTTGGCCATTGGGGTCAATTAACTGTGGTCAGCTCATCGGGCGGCTGGCTTAAGCTTCTATGCAAGCGCCGACCGACCTACACGGATCGGTGCTGCGTGGCATCGCCCCAAGCTTTCCGGGATGATTATACCGTGATGATGTCGTTCGTACGGAGGGGGCGACAAGTGGCTGCTCGCCACGTGTGTGCTGCGCGCCACATCGGACTTGAAGTTCCACGTCTGCATCGTCGTGTCTGCTTGCCTGGATCCACGTGGGTGATACCGAAATGTGTCCTATCAGTCTGCATTGCCCATTTTCTTGTTAATCAAGAGTTCTTTTTCTACTTTTAAGTGCCAAATTCCGTATGAATAAATTGTGTCGGAGAAGGTTTCAAGAGGGATATCCAATCTTTTTTCAAAAGTTTTGCATTCAAGATTCTTGTTCTTTTGTGAATGATTGGCAATGTTAAgttgtttcttctttttattcttttcgtACATGCCATGATCATTACAAATACCATAAAATGACTTGTTGTCCAACTTCACGTCGTGGCCGAGTTGTCAGCACTGCTTGGTCCGATCCAAATGCGCAAGGTCATCCGCGTGGCTTCCTGGTTGGAGAGGGGCTGCATCAGGTCGGGTCGGGACGCTGCCTGTTAAGCTGATCCAAGGTCGAGCTGGGAGTTGCTTTTCCTTCCTTACTAGGTTCTTGCACACATGCCAAATTCGGAAGGGGGAATCCCGACTCGACCCttccgaagcttaagttagtatGGTGGTGTTGAGGTGAGTTTTGGTGTGTTTGAGTGCTCCGGGGATCACCCTCTCGCGCTGGCAAGGGGGTCGGTTGTACGAGGTCCGTTAATGGTTGTCGAGCCCCCGAGCGGCCAGCCCATATGCTCTACGCAGCATGAACCAACTTGCATGGTTCTGCGTCGTGCGGTGCCGCCACGTATCGTCGCGGATGGTTTTGTGCAGCGTGGCTCCGTCTCGTACAACTTCGAGTGGCGCGGGTGTGGCTTGTCGTTGTGCCTGAGTTTAAGGTGCCATGTCGGCGCGCGTGCGCTACGTCGGTTCCGAGGTGACCACTGTCTGTCGCCACGTGGGTGGTGTCGGAATATGCTCTATCATTCCATACCGTCCATCTATGTGTGTGAAGCACAATGCTAATTATTGCTCTGGATTTTGCATTCTTGTGCGTGTTCCAA
Above is a genomic segment from Musa acuminata AAA Group cultivar baxijiao chromosome BXJ3-4, Cavendish_Baxijiao_AAA, whole genome shotgun sequence containing:
- the LOC135637325 gene encoding autophagy-related protein 8C-like, which produces MANSSFKLDHPLEKRQAEAARIREKYSDRIPVIVEKAERSDIPDIDKKKYLVPADLTVGQFVYVVRKRIKLSAEKAIFIFVKNTLPPTAAMMSAIYEEHKDEDGFLYMTYSGENTFGRF